The following are from one region of the Alkalimarinus sediminis genome:
- a CDS encoding flagellar basal body P-ring protein FlgI produces the protein MALVLSQPLQADRLKDLASVQGVRSNQLIGYGLVVGLDGTGDKAPFTDQTFRNLMNKFGITIPQGSDPKLKNVAAVTVHADLPPFAKPGQLVDITVSSIGNAKSLRGGSLLMTPLKGADGQVYAMAQGSLVVGGFGAEGADGSSITVNVPSVGRIPNGASVERAVPSGFHRGDTLTFNLHIADFTTAKRVVDKLNDLLGPQTAYAMDAGSVKVKAPRDASQRVSFLSVLENINIEPGEGSAKVIINSRTGTIVVGQNVKVLPAAVTHGNLSVTISEGSDVSQPGAFSGGETAVVPRSEIDIEQEPARMFKFGPAITLNEIVQAVNQVGAAPGDIMAILEALKTAGALKAELIVI, from the coding sequence ATGGCGCTAGTGTTGTCGCAGCCATTGCAGGCCGACCGTCTTAAAGATCTTGCCTCCGTTCAAGGGGTTAGAAGTAACCAGTTAATTGGCTATGGTCTGGTAGTAGGGCTAGATGGAACGGGTGATAAAGCTCCCTTCACAGATCAGACTTTTAGAAATTTGATGAACAAATTCGGGATTACTATTCCTCAAGGGTCTGACCCAAAGCTCAAGAATGTCGCTGCTGTAACGGTTCATGCAGACCTTCCTCCTTTCGCCAAGCCTGGGCAGCTAGTGGATATAACCGTCTCCTCTATCGGTAATGCAAAGAGCCTCAGAGGAGGAAGTTTGTTGATGACACCTCTTAAAGGGGCTGATGGTCAAGTATATGCGATGGCTCAGGGTAGCTTGGTTGTAGGCGGATTTGGCGCTGAAGGGGCGGATGGTTCATCTATTACAGTAAACGTGCCGAGCGTAGGGAGAATACCCAACGGTGCGTCGGTAGAAAGAGCCGTACCTAGCGGCTTTCATCGTGGTGACACTTTAACATTCAACTTACACATTGCTGATTTTACAACTGCGAAGCGTGTGGTTGATAAGCTAAATGATCTGCTAGGCCCACAAACCGCTTATGCGATGGATGCAGGGTCAGTCAAAGTTAAAGCGCCAAGAGATGCTTCACAGCGAGTCAGTTTTCTATCGGTACTTGAAAATATCAATATCGAACCCGGAGAAGGCTCTGCGAAGGTCATTATTAATTCACGCACAGGTACTATTGTTGTAGGCCAAAACGTCAAAGTGTTACCGGCAGCCGTCACTCATGGCAACCTCTCGGTCACCATTAGCGAAGGCTCAGATGTGAGTCAGCCAGGTGCGTTTTCAGGCGGGGAAACAGCGGTAGTACCGCGATCAGAGATCGATATAGAGCAAGAGCCTGCCAGAATGTTTAAGTTTGGGCCGGCAATTACACTCAATGAAATAGTTCAAGCGGTCAATCAGGTGGGGGCCGCACCTGGGGATATCATGGCGATATTGGAAGCACTCAAAACAGCTGGTGCATTAAAAGCTGAGTTGATTGTGATTTAA
- the flgJ gene encoding flagellar assembly peptidoglycan hydrolase FlgJ: MINSNLDKAHTYTDFSGLNALKTEALHDKEAALEAVSKQFESMFISMVMKSMREANKTFSEGNFLQSNETEFYQEMFDSQLSLTLSKGRGLGVAEAMMRQMSKQIDGITQTESVNPLLRKSIADYPRNLPVEQVTRKAAELADALVEIDATLNSAEAQGKATAAASQSSESSAQSGSQKSEALIAPLLFETPQQFIQHLYPIAQKIEAETGLSAKVMLAQSALETGWGKHMINKPNEQASYNLFGIKADRRWEGDQAEIITTEYRDGVAMKERASFRSYGGYEESFRDYANFLQQNPRYEPALEYLDNPQKFTEKLQDAGYATDPAYSQKIQRILSGEIFKGAMNSSDQSTDPHSTTQNNDLLASSAESLTTKAAL, from the coding sequence ATGATTAATTCGAATCTTGATAAAGCACATACTTATACAGACTTTTCTGGCCTTAATGCGCTAAAAACAGAAGCGTTACATGACAAAGAGGCAGCGCTCGAGGCGGTATCAAAGCAGTTCGAGTCGATGTTTATATCAATGGTCATGAAAAGCATGAGAGAGGCCAATAAAACGTTTAGCGAAGGCAACTTTCTCCAAAGTAATGAAACCGAATTTTATCAGGAAATGTTCGATAGTCAGCTAAGTTTGACCCTTTCAAAAGGTCGTGGTTTAGGGGTAGCGGAAGCTATGATGCGCCAAATGTCGAAGCAGATTGACGGTATTACTCAAACCGAGAGTGTTAACCCCCTATTACGTAAGAGTATTGCTGACTATCCACGTAATCTTCCAGTTGAACAGGTTACACGTAAAGCGGCTGAATTAGCTGACGCTTTAGTTGAAATTGATGCAACTTTGAATAGTGCTGAGGCGCAAGGAAAGGCAACGGCAGCCGCGTCTCAGTCCAGCGAGTCATCCGCTCAGTCTGGAAGTCAAAAAAGTGAAGCTCTGATTGCACCTTTATTATTTGAGACACCTCAACAGTTTATTCAGCACCTCTACCCAATAGCTCAGAAGATTGAGGCAGAAACAGGGCTAAGCGCCAAAGTCATGTTGGCCCAGTCTGCGCTAGAGACTGGCTGGGGGAAACATATGATCAATAAACCTAACGAGCAGGCAAGCTATAACCTGTTTGGTATTAAAGCGGATCGTCGCTGGGAAGGCGATCAAGCCGAGATTATCACCACTGAATATCGTGATGGTGTGGCTATGAAGGAGCGCGCATCCTTCCGCTCCTATGGAGGCTATGAAGAGAGCTTCCGAGATTACGCTAATTTCCTACAGCAAAACCCACGCTATGAGCCGGCTCTGGAGTACCTTGATAACCCTCAGAAGTTCACTGAGAAGTTGCAGGATGCTGGTTATGCAACCGACCCTGCTTATAGCCAAAAAATTCAACGTATTCTTAGTGGTGAAATTTTCAAAGGTGCGATGAACTCGAGTGATCAATCGACAGATCCTCATTCAACGACACAAAATAATGACCTGCTAGCAAGCTCAGCAGAATCATTAACAACCAAGGCGGCCCTCTAG